The following coding sequences are from one Saprospiraceae bacterium window:
- a CDS encoding S9 family peptidase, producing the protein MNLNEPNKAKEVFEKNQNTTEAFAIKIDKQLELHGDIRIDPYYWLNDRENPKVIEYLKQENEYLENVLAPVKPLRDTLYDEMLSRIQQEDQTVPYPMGTYLYYIRHEHGKEYSIYCRKKRNIQDAEEEIILDVNKLAEGQKFCHVIPPKLSPDENKMVFGLDTTGRNLHKAFVKDLRSGEMIETIHRIMAGDFVWTPDNHSFYYNTKDAETLRADQIWLHTLGSAVDQDPLIYHEPDETTYVSISSSKDRSYLFIHCGYTENVECHFLRMDGTDSLLQCMKPRVNGFYYSVDYFDHHFYILHNDQAVNFKISKANVLEFSFDQWTDIITHSEEVLIQDMEFFDKYLVIHERSNGLNQIRIHPWSGAQVPHFIRFPDASYDCWLGANKELDTDVLRLHYTSLTTPSSTFDYHIPERKLELLKEHAVLGNFDKENYQSEYFKAPGRDGTLIPISLVYRKGFEKNGKAPLLLNAYGSYGISYDPVFSSNALSLLDRGFVLAIAHIRGGKENGWHWYEKGKMFHKMNTFYDYIDCAEFLIREHYTTNERLFARGGSAGGLLMGVLLNLRPDLFKGILAHVPFVDVLTTMSDPNIPLTTGEYNEWGNPEIKEQYDYMKSYSPYDQVEEKEFTNVLITTGFSDSQVQYWEPAKWVAKLRTHRTDKHHLLLFHTNLDAGHGGASGRFERLKEVALDYAFMILLAEKQQ; encoded by the coding sequence ATGAATTTAAATGAACCAAATAAAGCCAAAGAAGTCTTTGAAAAGAATCAAAATACAACAGAAGCTTTTGCAATAAAGATTGATAAACAACTGGAACTTCACGGCGATATCAGAATCGATCCTTACTATTGGTTGAATGATCGCGAAAATCCAAAGGTGATTGAATATCTCAAACAAGAAAACGAATACCTCGAAAATGTACTGGCCCCAGTGAAACCATTGCGCGATACATTGTATGATGAAATGTTATCCAGAATTCAGCAAGAGGACCAAACCGTGCCTTATCCTATGGGAACATATTTGTATTATATCCGCCACGAACATGGTAAAGAATATTCAATTTATTGCAGAAAAAAGCGGAACATACAGGATGCTGAAGAGGAAATCATTCTTGATGTAAACAAACTTGCAGAAGGGCAGAAATTTTGTCATGTCATACCGCCCAAACTGAGCCCTGATGAAAACAAAATGGTCTTTGGCCTTGATACCACTGGAAGAAATCTACATAAAGCATTTGTAAAGGATCTGAGGAGTGGTGAAATGATAGAAACGATCCATCGCATCATGGCTGGAGATTTTGTCTGGACACCCGATAATCATTCGTTTTATTACAATACAAAAGACGCAGAGACTTTGCGTGCAGATCAAATCTGGTTGCATACTTTGGGTTCTGCTGTAGATCAGGATCCCCTTATCTATCATGAACCAGATGAGACCACTTATGTGAGTATATCTTCATCAAAAGACAGATCTTATTTATTTATTCATTGCGGTTATACAGAAAATGTAGAATGTCATTTTTTAAGAATGGACGGAACAGATTCTCTGCTTCAATGTATGAAGCCAAGAGTCAATGGTTTTTATTATTCGGTAGATTATTTTGACCATCATTTTTATATCCTGCACAATGACCAGGCTGTAAATTTTAAAATAAGCAAAGCAAATGTATTGGAGTTTAGCTTTGATCAGTGGACGGATATCATCACCCACTCCGAGGAAGTATTGATTCAGGATATGGAGTTCTTTGACAAATACCTGGTGATTCATGAAAGAAGTAATGGATTGAATCAAATTCGCATTCATCCATGGAGTGGCGCACAGGTTCCACATTTTATACGCTTTCCGGATGCAAGTTATGATTGTTGGTTAGGTGCGAACAAAGAATTGGATACCGATGTACTCAGATTACATTATACCTCATTGACGACTCCAAGTTCGACATTTGATTACCACATCCCGGAACGAAAGCTGGAATTATTAAAAGAACATGCAGTGTTGGGGAATTTTGATAAAGAAAATTACCAATCAGAATATTTTAAAGCTCCTGGAAGGGATGGAACACTGATTCCAATTTCCCTGGTGTATCGCAAAGGATTTGAAAAGAACGGGAAAGCCCCATTATTGCTCAATGCTTATGGGAGTTATGGGATCAGTTATGATCCTGTATTCAGCAGTAATGCATTATCTCTATTGGATCGAGGATTTGTATTGGCAATAGCTCACATCCGTGGTGGAAAAGAAAATGGCTGGCACTGGTATGAAAAGGGCAAGATGTTTCACAAAATGAACACATTTTACGATTATATAGATTGTGCCGAATTCCTGATCCGGGAACACTATACAACTAACGAACGTTTGTTCGCACGCGGAGGTTCTGCGGGGGGCTTATTGATGGGCGTGCTGCTCAACCTCAGACCTGATTTGTTCAAGGGAATTCTGGCCCATGTTCCGTTTGTAGATGTACTTACCACCATGTCTGATCCAAACATTCCGTTGACCACAGGAGAATATAATGAATGGGGCAATCCTGAAATTAAGGAACAATACGATTACATGAAATCCTATTCACCTTATGATCAGGTGGAGGAAAAGGAATTTACAAATGTACTCATCACAACGGGTTTTTCAGATAGCCAGGTGCAGTATTGGGAACCAGCCAAATGGGTTGCGAAGTTGCGTACCCATCGAACCGACAAACATCATTTACTGCTCTTCCACACGAATCTGGATGCCGGCCACGGTGGGGCCTCTGGTCGTTTTGAAAGGCTGAAAGAAGTAGCTCTTGATTATGCATTCATGATCTTGCTTGCAGAAAAACAACAATAG
- the dnaE gene encoding DNA polymerase III subunit alpha, translated as MSQFVHLHCHTQFSLLDGATDIPSLMKKAAADGQTAVALTDHGNMFGCFSFVKEAKANKIKPILGCEFYLVPDRHKKSFVKSAGEKDERVHQLLLAKNQIGYENLSKLCSLGFTEGLYGKFPRIDKELLLQYHEGLIATSCCIGAEIPQTIVKGQIEEAERKLKWWMDVFGEDYYIELQRHRNCEDIDGSGVSQENINQVLLGFAKKYNLKVIATNDVHYLEEEDHKPHDVLLCVNTNSNVEETDRFQFPSSDFFFKTHDEMMSTFSDVAYAVDQTQEIADRCFTPNLERDVLLPNFPLPPNFTSQNVYLEHLVYEGARRRYGSLDAVHEARIQFELSVIEKMNFAGYFLIVQDFIHKAREMGVSVGPGRGSAAGSVVAYCLTITDIDPIKYNLLFERFLNPERISMPDIDIDFDDRGRQKVIDYVVEQYGRNQVAQIVTFGTMAAKSSIRDVARVKQLDLASADRLAKLVPTRPGISLRYIMDETTNLSEEFQADEKKRIEDLRQIRKQTGLESEVLEMAMKLEGSVRNTGVHAAGIIIAPDEITKFIPVFTAKDTDLLVTQVEGGVIEKTGLLKMDFLGLNTLSIINDTQTNIERKYGPEARVDLHEISFDDPQTLELFQSGNTIGLFQFESEGMRGHLKNLKPSSIEDVIAMNALFRPGPMAYIDEFIARKHKRVYIEYPHPWLEELLRPTYGIMVYQEQIMQAAQIMADYSLGEADVLRRAMGKKQKEEMEKQSKLFVERSQKKGVDPKNAQEIFDVMLKFASYGFNRSHSAAYSVLAFQTAYLKTHFPAEFMAAVLTANKNNVSDLSIYLKECQRMKLTVLCPDINESEIDFTVNEKGQIRFGLSALKGIGEGPVEEIMIERNAHGPFQDFGDLIKRLNSKVFNKKVIESCVYGGAFDCFANMHRAQYFAPYDKYPSFIEYMIRWGNQYQSSKDNLQASLFGENFHDEIPIPIAPECLPWTTLEKLEREIEIAGIYLSAHPLDDYKLEIQHAATITIDQLDVLKEENREGYRHRICGIIAEAQHRTNQRGEGFGIIKIQDYYGSIQIRLFKEKYLQYKAFLNNGQAVMVDGNYGKSRFRPEKTDEWEFQVNNIVILSESLQNLYKKSLQLFVKLESIQDETGDALEKILKSHKGNIPVNLQVLDSEDKIQLALISPKRVSIGSDLLSGIEAIGLSYKLN; from the coding sequence ATGTCTCAGTTCGTACACTTGCATTGCCACACCCAATTCTCATTGTTGGACGGTGCCACCGATATCCCTTCTTTAATGAAAAAAGCGGCTGCCGATGGCCAAACAGCTGTCGCTCTGACTGATCACGGTAATATGTTTGGATGCTTCAGCTTTGTAAAAGAAGCTAAAGCCAATAAAATCAAACCTATTTTGGGTTGCGAATTTTACCTTGTACCGGACAGGCATAAGAAATCATTTGTCAAATCTGCAGGCGAAAAAGATGAACGCGTACATCAATTGCTGTTAGCGAAAAACCAAATAGGTTATGAAAACCTCTCCAAACTCTGTTCGCTGGGTTTTACGGAAGGCCTGTACGGAAAATTTCCCCGCATCGACAAAGAATTATTGCTTCAATATCACGAAGGTCTGATTGCAACCAGTTGTTGTATAGGAGCTGAAATTCCTCAAACAATCGTCAAAGGACAAATTGAAGAAGCAGAGCGCAAACTCAAGTGGTGGATGGATGTGTTTGGAGAAGATTATTATATCGAACTCCAGCGTCATCGCAATTGTGAAGACATAGATGGTTCAGGCGTAAGTCAGGAAAATATCAATCAAGTCCTATTGGGCTTTGCAAAAAAATACAATCTGAAAGTGATCGCTACCAACGATGTACATTACCTCGAAGAAGAGGATCACAAACCTCATGATGTATTACTTTGTGTCAATACGAATTCCAATGTTGAAGAAACAGATCGCTTTCAATTTCCGAGTTCTGATTTTTTCTTCAAGACTCATGATGAAATGATGTCCACCTTCAGTGATGTCGCTTATGCGGTTGACCAAACTCAGGAAATTGCAGACCGATGTTTTACACCCAATCTCGAAAGAGATGTATTACTTCCGAATTTTCCGCTACCACCAAATTTCACATCTCAAAATGTTTATCTCGAGCATCTCGTTTATGAGGGAGCGCGAAGAAGATATGGTTCATTGGATGCTGTTCATGAAGCGCGCATTCAATTTGAATTATCAGTTATAGAAAAAATGAATTTTGCAGGATATTTTCTCATCGTGCAGGATTTTATTCACAAAGCCAGAGAAATGGGTGTGAGTGTTGGACCCGGTCGCGGTTCAGCAGCAGGTTCGGTGGTCGCTTATTGTCTTACCATAACCGACATAGATCCAATCAAATACAATTTACTTTTTGAACGCTTTCTCAATCCGGAGCGGATCAGTATGCCGGATATAGATATCGATTTTGATGATCGCGGAAGACAAAAGGTCATCGACTATGTGGTCGAACAATATGGCCGCAATCAGGTGGCGCAAATTGTAACCTTTGGAACGATGGCCGCTAAATCTTCGATTCGAGATGTTGCGCGGGTTAAGCAACTTGACTTAGCTTCTGCAGACAGGCTTGCAAAATTAGTGCCCACACGTCCGGGTATTTCACTTCGATATATCATGGATGAAACCACAAATCTGAGTGAAGAGTTTCAGGCCGATGAGAAAAAACGCATTGAGGATCTTCGTCAAATCAGGAAGCAAACGGGCCTCGAATCTGAAGTATTGGAAATGGCGATGAAGCTCGAAGGATCTGTGCGTAACACGGGTGTACATGCTGCCGGTATTATCATTGCGCCTGATGAGATCACTAAATTCATTCCGGTTTTCACTGCAAAGGACACTGATTTATTGGTAACACAAGTGGAAGGAGGTGTTATCGAAAAAACAGGACTACTAAAAATGGATTTTCTTGGGTTAAATACCTTATCCATTATCAATGATACGCAAACAAATATTGAACGCAAATACGGACCTGAAGCACGCGTCGATCTTCATGAAATTTCTTTCGATGACCCTCAAACGCTCGAGTTGTTTCAAAGCGGAAATACGATAGGTCTGTTTCAATTTGAAAGCGAAGGCATGCGGGGTCATTTGAAAAATCTGAAGCCCAGCAGCATTGAAGATGTCATTGCAATGAATGCTTTGTTTCGTCCCGGGCCGATGGCCTATATTGATGAATTTATTGCACGCAAACACAAACGCGTGTACATCGAATACCCGCATCCATGGCTGGAAGAATTGTTGCGTCCAACTTATGGGATCATGGTTTATCAGGAACAGATCATGCAGGCAGCACAAATCATGGCTGACTATTCATTGGGCGAAGCCGACGTTCTCAGGCGGGCGATGGGAAAGAAGCAGAAGGAAGAGATGGAAAAACAGAGTAAACTCTTCGTCGAACGCAGTCAGAAAAAAGGAGTAGATCCTAAAAACGCGCAGGAGATTTTTGATGTAATGTTGAAATTTGCCTCTTATGGATTTAATCGTTCGCATTCAGCTGCATATTCAGTTCTTGCGTTTCAAACTGCTTATCTAAAAACTCATTTTCCGGCCGAATTTATGGCAGCTGTACTTACAGCAAACAAAAATAATGTTTCAGATTTAAGCATCTACCTCAAAGAATGCCAGCGAATGAAACTCACCGTGCTTTGTCCGGACATCAATGAATCTGAAATTGATTTCACTGTAAATGAGAAAGGCCAGATCAGATTTGGATTGTCTGCATTAAAAGGCATTGGTGAAGGTCCTGTCGAAGAAATTATGATTGAGCGCAATGCGCATGGACCATTTCAGGATTTCGGAGATCTTATCAAAAGACTAAATTCAAAAGTATTTAATAAAAAAGTTATTGAAAGTTGTGTTTACGGTGGCGCTTTTGATTGTTTTGCAAATATGCATCGGGCTCAATATTTTGCACCCTATGATAAATATCCAAGTTTCATAGAATACATGATTCGCTGGGGCAACCAATACCAATCTTCGAAAGATAATTTGCAGGCTTCTTTATTTGGCGAAAATTTTCATGATGAAATACCAATTCCCATAGCTCCGGAATGTTTACCCTGGACCACTCTTGAAAAACTTGAACGAGAAATAGAAATTGCAGGGATCTATTTAAGCGCACACCCGCTGGATGACTATAAACTCGAAATTCAACATGCTGCAACAATTACCATTGATCAACTCGATGTACTCAAAGAAGAAAACAGAGAAGGATACCGACATCGGATTTGCGGTATCATAGCAGAAGCCCAACACCGCACCAATCAACGTGGAGAAGGATTTGGGATTATCAAAATTCAGGATTATTACGGAAGCATCCAGATTCGCCTTTTTAAAGAAAAATATCTTCAATACAAAGCTTTTCTCAACAATGGACAAGCTGTAATGGTGGACGGCAATTACGGTAAAAGCAGATTCAGGCCCGAAAAAACGGATGAATGGGAATTTCAAGTTAACAACATAGTGATCCTTTCCGAGTCTTTACAAAATTTGTATAAAAAATCCTTACAACTGTTCGTTAAATTAGAATCCATTCAGGACGAAACAGGCGATGCGCTCGAAAAAATACTCAAATCGCACAAAGGGAATATACCTGTCAATCTTCAAGTATTGGATTCAGAAGATAAAATTCAGCTTGCATTAATTTCACCCAAAAGAGTTAGCATTGGAAGTGATTTATTGTCGGGAATAGAAGCTATCGGATTGAGTTATAAATTGAATTAA